TCATTGTTTCCATCATGTGATGAAACGCTTTAATCCACCTTCGTCTCAGTGACAAAACTAACCGGAGTGAAACTTCAAACATGTCTgttcataaaaatgaaagttaGTCAGCTCTGAGGTCAGTGCAGCGAAGGGCGGACGAAGGACACAGGAGCCAGATTGTGGTGCAAAATATAGCAAATGTGGAGTCATTCACACTCTGACGGCCTGAATGAGCATCAGACTGACAGCAGGAAGGGCCACGGGAGAAAAAGCCATTTGACTTCTGAACTCTTTCTCCTTAAAGCCAGAAGTCAAATTAATTTTTCACATGGCCTGAATCCTTTTCTATAGAAATACATTCAGATCcaaggttttcaaaataaaagtttcagaGGATCAGCCTGTTTTAGTCACATCTGAAgccaaaaaacaataaaatctattttacaTTAAACGATGCTACAAAGGCCACAAAAATACCTCTAATTGTGTTTTTACGATAAAATCATGAGAGAGCTTCAGGCGGGGTCTCTGCAGGTCCAGCCTCTAAATCCTGGTCTTCAGGGATCCATGTAACGCAGTGGGAAGAATTTTAGTCAGTATTTAACCACAATTCATtatgaaacacaacaagcagaCGGCAGACACCCGTTCAGAGCCATGAGCCAAACCTTTAACAGTCGGGTTGATGATCAGCCTGGAGTGACGCTGCAGAAGAAACAGGAGGATCGGGGGGTTAATCTGCTGTTTGTCCTGCAGAGTCGATGACCTCAAGGCTGAAACTGCTTCATCAATAACGCAGATGGTACTGTGGGGGGGGCAGTGACCTGTCAGTGACTGCTGACACACAGTTCAGACAGAAGTATCAGTGGCGGCTGAGGAGAAGGACTCAGTCGTCTCCTGGAGGCTGCAGCGTCTCCTGAACTCCTGTCCTCGCTCATGGATCCATTTGTTGGACACTGCAGAgccacagacaggaaacaaagtcAGGCGCTGacattgtttcctgtctgccagTTTCTATGTTACGTGATCAAGACTGACGGACTCACCCCACTTATTTCCCACCAGGACGGGACAGGCCGCGTGTCTGGTCCGATAGTCTCCGTCGCCGCTGGGGAACAGGTTGTACCAGAACACTGCCGTCCCCTGGAgacaacacacactgatcagcTGACATTAACCGACCAATGAAATGATTCCTCACTATCAACCgacttcaaatcaaaatcaatcaGCTCATTGACAAATCAAGTAATGACTACAGCTCTAGTTCTTCCTGTTCTCGGCTGGTTCTACGGAGGAACCACAGAGTTTAATTCTTTAATTCTACCTTTTTGGGCCAAACAGCCGCTCTGACATCAGTGAAGACGGTGGCGCCTCCTGACTGGACGTCGCTCATCTGCGGCAGGAAGGAgacagaatcagagtctgagctgcagctttatCATCAAGTCAAACACACTGAGCGTCACTGACATAGAGCAGCCAGGTGGCAATCCTGTTTCCTGTCCCCAGCTCCTCAAAGGCGTCCGGCTCGTCTTTCTGAAgatcaacaacagcagcaggaaacggGTCAGAAGGTCCGGGGGGGATCTTCAGGTTAGGACTGGAAAGAATCTGAAGACCTTTTAActcattttagaaataaacagacattGTCCTCTAAGGGCCAAAAGTTTCATATTTACCCGTCCAAAGTCAAAATGAGGCTCGTACTGTCCTCCGACGCCGTAGTTCGCcacctgcatgcacacaaacaggaagttcaaaAGACCATTCAAATTCAGGAGGAAAACTGAGTGTGAGCTAAAAGttcagggaaaagaaaatgttttaattggcccctgaaataaacaaaaaacaagtgttTTCAGGGGACAATAAAAAGTGACCCAGATTATTGAGCCTTCAGGGCCACCGTAGATGTTTTTAGATCCAATTTTAATTGATCTTCTTAAAGCACTAGAGAGCGAATGAATGAACTCCTGTAACCAGGTGTGTCACCTGAAGGTCCTCTGCGGTGCTGACGTCCAGACCGGTGATGTCCTCGATCCTCTGGTTGATCTTGTCGATGACAGGATGTTCATACGCTCCGAGCCAGGCGCTGAGAGGAGGTGGGAAAAGACCAGTCAcgaacaaacagacaaaaaaccGTCAGCACACTGAGGACGAAGGAGAAGACAGaaggaagcagctggaggagaattcaaatttcaaattcaaatttaatgcCAGCAAAATCATTGAgtgatgttaaaatgtcaaCAGTCCATTATTAAATCAACTTCCCCAGACCTCGGATACTTTCCCTCGACCACCTGGACCTGAATTTAACCAGAGACCACGAGGAGGTCTCGCTGTAGACCGGATCTTAGCTGAGGAGTCACATGTTCCTCTGTCATCCTGAGTTTAAAGATGTAGACTGAAGTGACCCTGAACCAGCTCAGCAGCTCTTACCTCTTGGAGACTCTGTAATGGGCCGTGGTCAGTTTGCCTGTCTGAGGGTCATGCACCGTGGCCCGTCTGAGCTACCAATCACATTAtatcacagagagagggagagagagagagaggccggTCACTAActgactctgagctgctgcagtcgAGGAGGCAACAGGAGAACCAGGTACAATCAGTCGTCACAAACTGATGGAGAAAAAGCTTTCTTCATTCAGAAGAGTCTGAATTCTTCCAGAAGACACGGCAGGAAACAAACAGTTGCTTTTTAGCTGTGAGAATCTCCTGCTGCCACCTCAACAAAAGAAGAGtcagacattaaaatgtttgactCTATCCCTCCCTCGTGTGCAGAACAGACAGAGGGGGGGGTTCGTCCCCACAGGAGCAGACAGTCAACATCAGATCAGGTGATCGGTGTGGGGAATAAAACAGccactgatgaaaaatgttGCGATTCAGATTTTATCAGTCTTTGCTGAACTACCAGCTGAATTTGTATCCGTGTTGCTGCAGATGAGGAACCTTTCTGCTTATTTTGTCCCGTCTCTGAACTGGATGTCTCTCCGTCACCATGTTGGCTTCATGTTTCTGCTCTTGCAGggacttgggggggggggtgtcttaCCTCTTGCTGATGCGGTAGTGGGCCGTCTCCAGGGCGCCAGTGAGAGGATTGGAGATGGTGGCTCGACGCAGCTGTGGAGCCAATCGGCTGAGTCGGTTACAGGGAGACAAACACTCACTCCCTGAACACTTACATCTacaggggggggggttactgcTTGATACAAAGGGCTCAAGAAAAAGCTCACTCTGGACGAGGTCTGCAGttcatcacagagacaaacaggatgtctttggaggccccaggctgggaacccaAGTGTTGTGTTGCAACGAGACTCCCTGTCAGATTCTACTGACATCAAACATCACATAATCTTTGTTTTAGAGCTATTCAGTGtaaaaaatgatcatttcatcTGAATCTGAGGCCACACGACTCAGACTCAGATATCGATCAGCTCTGAACTGTTTTGcttaaatgcttttattttagtgAGTAAGTGCACAgggaacaggaagagagagaatgacCTGCTCCAAAGATCTCTAGCCAGAGACTCTACATTAATGTGTATGCTTTCTAACTCCCTCCCCCCGCTGTAACGTCTCAGACTCTACATCCTCTGATGGTGAACTTCAGCTCtgatttaactttaactttgatCCAAATgtcttaaaaacatttttacaggaGCAATGACCTGATCTTGCCACGGTCGCTCACCCTGGGTTTGGCCAGCTCTTTGaccttctccatctctttgtcTGACACAATGTCATGATAGCGGACTATGCGGGGGCTGTCCCACTCGTCCTCCTGCTTCACTGGACCAATCATGTACCTCGGGTGGCGGTTGTTGTCATAGTAACGGCAGAAAAGGCGGCTCTGCCTGCGAGGAGTCTGACAAGACGATAAGAGGAGCGACCGTCATCACCTGCAACAGACAGAAGTGGCGTTTGTGCGTCTGCTCTCTGCTCACCATCTTGACACCTTCGCCGCGACACAGCTGCTCGTACTTCCTCCGCTCTGGCAGGTAGTCATCAGGGTGACGAGGCATCTGccttccctcccccttctctcccacTTCCACCTTCTTCTGTTTGGCCAGCTGGTACTCGAAGTACTTCAGATTCCCATTGGCTCGCTGGTGAGTCCCATCTAGACACAAAATTCAAAACAGTCTGAGATCGTTTTTAATCAAACTGATggagaaaagtgaaataaaattctatcagataaaaatatttcaaatattgcTTGTGAAATTTGGACCTGCTGCATGGTTAACGGAAGCGGTGCAAActttcattcacatttcatttacgtgcttttattttctaataATGATTTCTCTGCACTTCAGCCACATTAACTGTGATCAGGActttgtccttctgtcctctgactgatctcaAGGGGAGTGAGGCGGTTCTGACCGAGCTCCAGCAGCCTCCTGGTGAAGTCCAGAGCCCTCTCCAGCTCCCCCTGCTGGTACACAGAGTAGCTCAGGTAGTCCAGGATGGTGACAGCGTCCACGGTGTTGGAGGTCTCCCCCTGGTCCAGCTGCTTCAGGGCCTGAACCATCCACAGCTCTGTGTGGTAGTAGTCCGCCTCCGAATACGCCACCTTCCCGAGGTCGAAGCAGTCGTCCACTGTCATGGTGGGCCGGAGCGAGGCCATGGAGGAGGAGCCTGAGCAGAtgacaggagaggaaagaagcTTTTTAAAAGATTCACTTTACAGCAGGAAGCTTCTCCAGCGCCCAGGGTCCTCTGGGCTCCAGCCCCTCGATGCTCTGACAGACAACTACAGTCTTCAACAGAGTCTGTGATATTGATTTACAGACGAAATATCGATCTAACTGATAATCAGCTGGTCTGGACCTGGCAGCTGTCCAGTGGAGATGGTGTCAGTGTCCAGCTGGTAGGTGTCCTGCAGCCGCATCAGAGCTTTGGCCGCTCCAGTCTGATCATCGTCGTTTGGGAAGTGCTGCCTCTGGATAGTGAGGTTGGAGATGaaccctgaaacacacacagagacatcatAAATCATGCCTCTGATGTTTCTGACAGTTTGAGCTACAGATGGACAGAATTTCTTTAAGTCTTCAacatctgtcagtttgtcccttttaacattaaatcttttctgtatttaatgtaatttaaatgtaaaaatgtaaaaatgtaattttaacaCAAAGTGTTAAAAGGAATGTGACATCGcacggtgtgtgtgtatataccaTCAGACATGTCAGTGAGCACCAGATTCTCCAGCTCCCCCCACTCTGTGTTCAGTCTCTTCATCAGTTTGAAGGCGTTCACAGGGTGCCCCAGGAAGCTCTCAGGGTCCTGAGTGGCAGCAGCTGCGAGGACGTCCAGTTTATCAGCCcatctacacacacagagaaaatttCAATCTTCAAGCAACGGTCTGTCagtcctccctcccctcctgtctattcattcatcttctacttcttatctgtttccgggtcaccctggacaggtctccagtccatcacagagacagacagtgaccaacaaccactcagaacTACGGACAGCTTAGAGTCACGAATGAatccaaacaggatg
Above is a genomic segment from Echeneis naucrates chromosome 19, fEcheNa1.1, whole genome shotgun sequence containing:
- the LOC115059701 gene encoding prolyl 4-hydroxylase subunit alpha-1-like isoform X5, whose amino-acid sequence is MAASWLFFCVLLPCVTSSSAHSDFFTSIGQMTDLLFTEKDLVTSLKDYIRAEETKLEQIRRWADKLDVLAAAATQDPESFLGHPVNAFKLMKRLNTEWGELENLVLTDMSDGFISNLTIQRQHFPNDDDQTGAAKALMRLQDTYQLDTDTISTGQLPGSSSMASLRPTMTVDDCFDLGKVAYSEADYYHTELWMVQALKQLDQGETSNTVDAVTILDYLSYSVYQQGELERALDFTRRLLELDGTHQRANGNLKYFEYQLAKQKKVEVGEKGEGRQMPRHPDDYLPERRKYEQLCRGEGVKMTPRRQSRLFCRYYDNNRHPRYMIGPVKQEDEWDSPRIVRYHDIVSDKEMEKVKELAKPRLRRATISNPLTGALETAHYRISKRRATVHDPQTGKLTTAHYRVSKSAWLGAYEHPVIDKINQRIEDITGLDVSTAEDLQVANYGVGGQYEPHFDFGRS
- the LOC115059701 gene encoding prolyl 4-hydroxylase subunit alpha-1-like isoform X2 produces the protein MAASWLFFCVLLPCVTSSSAHSDFFTSIGQMTDLLFTEKDLVTSLKDYIRAEETKLEQIRRWADKLDVLAAAATQDPESFLGHPVNAFKLMKRLNTEWGELENLVLTDMSDGFISNLTIQRQHFPNDDDQTGAAKALMRLQDTYQLDTDTISTGQLPGSSSMASLRPTMTVDDCFDLGKVAYSEADYYHTELWMVQALKQLDQGETSNTVDAVTILDYLSYSVYQQGELERALDFTRRLLELDGTHQRANGNLKYFEYQLAKQKKVEVGEKGEGRQMPRHPDDYLPERRKYEQLCRGEGVKMTPRRQSRLFCRYYDNNRHPRYMIGPVKQEDEWDSPRIVRYHDIVSDKEMEKVKELAKPRLRRATVHDPQTGKLTTAHYRVSKSAWLGAYEHPVIDKINQRIEDITGLDVSTAEDLQVANYGVGGQYEPHFDFGRKDEPDAFEELGTGNRIATWLLYMSDVQSGGATVFTDVRAAVWPKKGTAVFWYNLFPSGDGDYRTRHAACPVLVGNKWVSNKWIHERGQEFRRRCSLQETTESFSSAATDTSV
- the LOC115059701 gene encoding prolyl 4-hydroxylase subunit alpha-1-like isoform X3; protein product: MAASWLFFCVLLPCVTSSSAHSDFFTSIGQMTDLLFTEKDLVTSLKDYIRAEETKLEQIRRWADKLDVLAAAATQDPESFLGHPVNAFKLMKRLNTEWGELENLVLTDMSDGFISNLTIQRQHFPNDDDQTGAAKALMRLQDTYQLDTDTISTGQLPGSSSMASLRPTMTVDDCFDLGKVAYSEADYYHTELWMVQALKQLDQGETSNTVDAVTILDYLSYSVYQQGELERALDFTRRLLELDGTHQRANGNLKYFEYQLAKQKKVEVGEKGEGRQMPRHPDDYLPERRKYEQLCRGEGVKMTPRRQSRLFCRYYDNNRHPRYMIGPVKQEDEWDSPRIVRYHDIVSDKEMEKVKELAKPRLRRATISNPLTGALETAHYRISKSAWLGAYEHPVIDKINQRIEDITGLDVSTAEDLQVANYGVGGQYEPHFDFGRKDEPDAFEELGTGNRIATWLLYMSDVQSGGATVFTDVRAAVWPKKGTAVFWYNLFPSGDGDYRTRHAACPVLVGNKWVSNKWIHERGQEFRRRCSLQETTESFSSAATDTSV
- the LOC115059701 gene encoding prolyl 4-hydroxylase subunit alpha-1-like isoform X4; the protein is MKRLNTEWGELENLVLTDMSDGFISNLTIQRQHFPNDDDQTGAAKALMRLQDTYQLDTDTISTGQLPGSSSMASLRPTMTVDDCFDLGKVAYSEADYYHTELWMVQALKQLDQGETSNTVDAVTILDYLSYSVYQQGELERALDFTRRLLELDGTHQRANGNLKYFEYQLAKQKKVEVGEKGEGRQMPRHPDDYLPERRKYEQLCRGEGVKMTPRRQSRLFCRYYDNNRHPRYMIGPVKQEDEWDSPRIVRYHDIVSDKEMEKVKELAKPRLRRATISNPLTGALETAHYRISKRRATVHDPQTGKLTTAHYRVSKSAWLGAYEHPVIDKINQRIEDITGLDVSTAEDLQVANYGVGGQYEPHFDFGRKDEPDAFEELGTGNRIATWLLYMSDVQSGGATVFTDVRAAVWPKKGTAVFWYNLFPSGDGDYRTRHAACPVLVGNKWVSNKWIHERGQEFRRRCSLQETTESFSSAATDTSV
- the LOC115059701 gene encoding prolyl 4-hydroxylase subunit alpha-1-like isoform X1, translated to MAASWLFFCVLLPCVTSSSAHSDFFTSIGQMTDLLFTEKDLVTSLKDYIRAEETKLEQIRRWADKLDVLAAAATQDPESFLGHPVNAFKLMKRLNTEWGELENLVLTDMSDGFISNLTIQRQHFPNDDDQTGAAKALMRLQDTYQLDTDTISTGQLPGSSSMASLRPTMTVDDCFDLGKVAYSEADYYHTELWMVQALKQLDQGETSNTVDAVTILDYLSYSVYQQGELERALDFTRRLLELDGTHQRANGNLKYFEYQLAKQKKVEVGEKGEGRQMPRHPDDYLPERRKYEQLCRGEGVKMTPRRQSRLFCRYYDNNRHPRYMIGPVKQEDEWDSPRIVRYHDIVSDKEMEKVKELAKPRLRRATISNPLTGALETAHYRISKRRATVHDPQTGKLTTAHYRVSKSAWLGAYEHPVIDKINQRIEDITGLDVSTAEDLQVANYGVGGQYEPHFDFGRKDEPDAFEELGTGNRIATWLLYMSDVQSGGATVFTDVRAAVWPKKGTAVFWYNLFPSGDGDYRTRHAACPVLVGNKWVSNKWIHERGQEFRRRCSLQETTESFSSAATDTSV